The genomic stretch GGGCCATGCTTATCTCTCCCCTGATGGGCCCCATTGTGGGTTTTGCATTTGCGCTGGCTGTTAATGATGCCGGGCTGAAAAACAAAAGTATCCGTAACTGGCTTTGGATGACCATAATTAGTTTACTGGCTTCGGCGTTTTTTTTTCTCATCAGCCCCTTTGATAATAATACAACAGCGCTCTCTTCCTTTCAAAAAGCCTCCATTTTTGATGTACTGCTAGCTTTTTTCGGAGGGATGGCGGGCTTTATTGGCATCATAAAAAAAGAAGGCATCAAGGTAATTGCCGGGGTGGCCGTTGCCACAGCCTGCATGCCACCTCTTTGCACTGCGGGGTTTGGTATTGCTCACCTGGATTTTCAGTTTTTCATCGGGGGGCTTTATTTCTATCTGATCAACTGCCTCTTTATAGGATTGGCCACTTTTTTACTTACCCGGTTTACGGGCTATCATATAAATAAAGAAGTTCCCCGGTTCAGGCAAACTGCAAACTGGCTTTGGACATTATTCATAGTTGCCATGATCGTTCCGGCTTCTTATATTGCCTATAAAAAATGGAATGAAGAGCATACGAAAGAAAGATCAATCATGGTTACAGACAAGCAGCGCATTGAAGCGCTGGAGAAGAAAGTATTGTACCTGGACTCTTTACTTCAGTACAAAAAAAAGTAGCTGGTGGCTATCCTCCTTTTCTTGCCACCATCGTTAAAATGGTTGCCACACCGGTTATCTCTCCCGTTTCATCGATCATTTCCACCAGCCACTTCACGATCCCTTTGTCAATATCATCACCCCGTTTAATCCCGATATCTATCGGGACGGGTTTTTCGATCACCCGTTTATCGTTAAGCAGTTTCTCCTTACAGGTAAAGCGGATATGAA from Chitinophagaceae bacterium encodes the following:
- a CDS encoding DUF389 domain-containing protein, which gives rise to MKRLAVLLRFVRSKFYLNKEEYESETIAEIKEGAYFSGHNLWILGFAMVIACIGLNTDSISAVIGAMLISPLMGPIVGFAFALAVNDAGLKNKSIRNWLWMTIISLLASAFFFLISPFDNNTTALSSFQKASIFDVLLAFFGGMAGFIGIIKKEGIKVIAGVAVATACMPPLCTAGFGIAHLDFQFFIGGLYFYLINCLFIGLATFLLTRFTGYHINKEVPRFRQTANWLWTLFIVAMIVPASYIAYKKWNEEHTKERSIMVTDKQRIEALEKKVLYLDSLLQYKKK